The following coding sequences are from one Paenibacillus tundrae window:
- a CDS encoding SDR family oxidoreductase, with translation MTQHNGKSRFAGKVAIITGAGSGIGKATALKLASEGAHVALFDLVNDRISKTEDEINSVYKGAARAFDVDISDASRVEKAVLETVELFGGLDIVFANAGINGVSAPIEEIQVEDWQQIITTNLDGTFFTIKYALPHLKKRSGGSIIITSSINGNQRFSSFGMSAYSTSKAGQVAFAKMAALELAKFKIRVNVICPGAIATNIDQSTVKTDDLQQIVIPIEFPEGQQPLADGPGQPEHVADLVAFLASAESKHITGAEIVIDGAESLLS, from the coding sequence TAACGGTAAATCACGCTTCGCTGGCAAGGTCGCCATTATTACGGGAGCAGGTTCAGGGATTGGAAAAGCTACAGCGCTTAAGCTTGCTAGCGAAGGGGCTCACGTTGCCTTATTTGATCTGGTCAATGATCGCATTTCGAAGACAGAAGATGAGATTAATTCAGTCTACAAAGGTGCAGCGCGAGCATTCGATGTCGATATTTCTGACGCATCCCGTGTGGAAAAGGCTGTTCTGGAGACCGTTGAATTATTTGGAGGTCTGGATATCGTATTTGCCAACGCTGGCATTAACGGTGTATCTGCACCTATTGAAGAAATTCAGGTTGAGGATTGGCAACAGATCATTACAACGAATCTGGATGGCACGTTCTTCACCATTAAATATGCATTACCACATCTGAAGAAACGTAGCGGAGGCAGCATTATTATTACGAGTTCCATTAATGGAAATCAGCGTTTCTCAAGCTTTGGAATGTCGGCTTATAGTACGTCCAAAGCGGGACAAGTGGCTTTTGCCAAGATGGCTGCCTTGGAACTCGCTAAATTTAAGATTCGTGTAAATGTCATTTGCCCGGGTGCAATTGCAACCAATATTGATCAGAGTACGGTCAAAACCGATGATTTGCAGCAGATTGTCATTCCTATTGAGTTCCCAGAAGGGCAACAGCCACTTGCAGATGGACCGGGTCAGCCGGAACATGTTGCCGATCTGGTCGCTTTCTTAGCTTCAGCAGAATCAAAGCATATTACAGGTGCAGAGATTGTGATCGATGGTGCGGAATCACTGCTCAGCTAA
- the hrpB gene encoding ATP-dependent helicase HrpB, translating to MKIELPIQQIIPELKQQLREQDTAVLIAEPGAGKTTVVPLELLGEPWVNDRKILMLEPRRLAARSAAARMAASLGENVGETVGYRVRMDTRVSQNTRIEVVTEGVLTRMLQQDQGLEDTAMIIFDEFHERHLHGDLGLALALESRAMLRPDLKLLVMSATLDPGPVCALLGEGTSWLDCSGRTFPVETRYVHRPASAQLEEFVAREIANAIADQEGDMLVFLPGVREIHRTARALESMMLPANVLVQSLYGSMSLERQDEAIRPAPQGMRKVVLSTSIAESSLTIARIKVVVDAGLSRASVFSARTGMSRLMTMPVSKASADQRRGRAGRTAPGVCYRLWSEEAHGALPEAARPEITSADLAPLALELAAWGVQSPAELQWLDIPPAAAFGQAQVLLRRLGGLDDAGRITPFGRRMNTLGVHPRLASMLLRAAELGLASYASMLAALLQEPAGLRSSGSASAGTDLRPRVEALLTADSSGMPQAAAAVADAAAVRRMLQESRQLRSALGPAQHSLRPDEDSCGLLLSFAYPDRIGQRREDGRYLLSSGRGVRLAATESLSRSAWLVAAEADDQGADARILLAAPVPEQLLLDHAAHLLHEEDRIVWDRSTRSVRARRLLRIGAIVVKESGIAHPAEDQITEAMISGIRLEGLSCLPWNKSSRQLADRLRFLHTHLPGWPNLSTDELTTDFEARLRPFLSGMRSVTDLKKLSLQDILLSELSWEQRQQLDQEAPTHIQVPSGSRIPIDYSRPEDPTLAVRLQEMFGQQETPRIGGGRVPLTVHLLSPAQRPVQVTRDLANFWRETYFEVKKDLKGRYPKHYWPDNPLEAMATNRAKPRGS from the coding sequence ATGAAGATAGAATTACCGATACAACAGATTATTCCTGAACTGAAGCAGCAATTGCGGGAACAGGATACGGCTGTTCTGATCGCAGAGCCGGGAGCGGGTAAAACAACAGTTGTTCCGCTCGAACTTTTGGGTGAGCCATGGGTTAATGATCGGAAAATATTGATGCTGGAGCCTCGCCGTCTGGCAGCTCGATCTGCGGCAGCTCGGATGGCGGCTTCTCTCGGGGAAAACGTGGGGGAGACCGTTGGATATCGGGTGCGCATGGATACACGAGTAAGTCAGAATACTCGGATTGAGGTTGTAACAGAGGGTGTATTAACGCGTATGTTACAGCAGGATCAGGGGCTAGAGGATACAGCGATGATTATTTTCGATGAGTTCCATGAGCGGCATTTACATGGGGATCTGGGTCTTGCACTGGCGTTGGAATCCAGAGCGATGTTGCGTCCTGATCTGAAGTTACTTGTGATGTCGGCTACACTTGACCCGGGTCCTGTCTGTGCATTGCTTGGTGAAGGGACGAGCTGGTTAGATTGTTCTGGCCGTACCTTTCCAGTGGAAACACGATACGTCCATAGACCAGCTTCTGCGCAGCTTGAGGAATTCGTTGCACGTGAGATAGCTAATGCTATTGCTGACCAAGAAGGTGACATGCTGGTATTTCTCCCAGGTGTGAGAGAAATTCATCGAACTGCGCGAGCACTCGAAAGTATGATGCTTCCTGCTAATGTCTTAGTTCAATCGTTATATGGCAGCATGTCATTAGAACGACAGGATGAAGCGATACGACCAGCGCCGCAGGGCATGCGCAAGGTTGTGTTGTCCACTTCCATAGCCGAATCAAGTCTTACGATTGCACGCATTAAAGTGGTTGTGGATGCCGGGCTTAGCCGGGCATCCGTATTCTCGGCACGCACAGGAATGAGCCGCCTTATGACGATGCCGGTATCTAAGGCATCGGCAGATCAACGGCGGGGGCGTGCAGGGCGAACTGCCCCAGGGGTGTGTTACCGGCTATGGAGCGAGGAGGCTCATGGTGCGTTGCCTGAGGCAGCGCGCCCAGAGATTACCTCTGCGGATCTTGCGCCGCTGGCGCTGGAGCTTGCCGCCTGGGGAGTCCAGTCCCCTGCAGAACTGCAGTGGCTGGACATCCCGCCTGCTGCGGCCTTCGGCCAGGCACAGGTGCTGCTGCGCCGGCTGGGCGGCCTGGATGACGCAGGCCGCATCACGCCCTTTGGGCGGCGGATGAACACGCTGGGTGTTCATCCACGACTGGCCAGCATGCTGCTCCGCGCGGCGGAGCTTGGGCTGGCCAGCTACGCCAGCATGCTGGCGGCGCTGCTGCAGGAGCCCGCGGGCCTGCGCAGCAGCGGTAGTGCAAGCGCGGGCACGGATCTGCGCCCGCGCGTAGAAGCGCTGCTGACGGCTGACAGCAGCGGCATGCCGCAGGCGGCAGCGGCTGTCGCAGACGCGGCTGCCGTGCGGCGCATGCTCCAAGAGAGCCGCCAGCTTCGCTCGGCGCTCGGCCCGGCGCAGCATTCGCTCCGGCCGGATGAGGACAGTTGCGGATTGCTACTGTCCTTTGCCTACCCGGACCGGATAGGGCAGCGCCGGGAGGATGGCCGCTATCTGCTGAGCAGCGGTCGGGGTGTACGGCTGGCAGCGACAGAATCGCTGAGCCGTTCAGCTTGGCTGGTCGCGGCGGAGGCAGACGACCAGGGTGCGGATGCACGCATCCTGTTAGCTGCGCCAGTGCCGGAGCAGCTCTTGCTGGATCATGCTGCACATTTGTTGCATGAGGAAGATCGCATCGTGTGGGATCGCAGCACACGAAGTGTAAGAGCACGCCGATTACTCCGTATTGGCGCAATTGTTGTGAAGGAGAGTGGCATTGCTCACCCTGCGGAAGACCAGATCACGGAGGCAATGATCAGTGGCATTCGTCTGGAAGGTTTGTCTTGCCTCCCTTGGAATAAATCGTCTCGGCAGCTTGCAGATCGATTACGCTTTTTGCATACCCACTTACCAGGTTGGCCTAATCTGTCTACTGACGAACTAACGACTGATTTTGAAGCAAGGCTACGACCCTTTCTGAGTGGAATGCGATCTGTCACAGATCTCAAAAAATTGTCTCTCCAAGATATTTTGTTAAGTGAACTGAGCTGGGAGCAGCGTCAGCAATTGGATCAAGAGGCTCCTACACATATTCAGGTTCCGAGTGGATCTCGGATTCCGATAGATTATAGTCGTCCTGAAGACCCTACGTTGGCAGTTAGACTCCAAGAGATGTTTGGGCAACAGGAGACACCTCGTATCGGTGGTGGACGTGTACCTCTGACTGTGCATTTGCTATCACCAGCGCAGCGTCCTGTACAAGTGACGCGGGATCTAGCGAATTTCTGGCGTGAGACCTATTTCGAAGTGAAAAAGGATCTCAAAGGTCGTTACCCCAAACATTATTGGCCAGATAACCCACTAGAAGCGATGGCAACCAATCGAGCTAAACCTCGCGGCAGTTAA